A genomic region of Leptolyngbya sp. NIES-2104 contains the following coding sequences:
- a CDS encoding serine/threonine-protein kinase, whose protein sequence is MQLHCTRPSCARPLNHLADLDDPNVLKSVPQKFCTCCGMPLILAGRYLPMKLLGKGGFGAAFLARDRYTPGFRQCVVKQFQPSGNLSSTQLKIAQDLFEREAEVLEQLGREHPQIPDLFAFFELTVPNSQNGKDEKFFYLVQEYIDGQTLEEELAQTGKFPETEIQKVLEQVLKILDFVHENGSIHRDIKPSNIIRHKNGRFYLLDFGAVKFVTKAVGQPQNSTGIYSAGFAPPEQMSGGQVLPCSDLYALAVTCLMFLTNKLPQELFDSYNNTWKWRNYAQVNSQLADVLDRMLLYAPADRYQSATEVLDALTPKPVVTPPPINPPPQKVKARPTMPQFSTIELLSSALFTGFESGIIAIALVSLLGTTLISAGFWFVLVGILIGAQLARFIEKVDFLILAVISLLVVGFVGQLNWASWFIQAGHPFLNILVIAGFTGLLALAIAILFRLIYKLISRLL, encoded by the coding sequence CTGGACGATACCTGCCGATGAAGCTGTTAGGAAAAGGCGGATTCGGGGCGGCATTTTTGGCACGCGATCGCTACACTCCAGGATTCAGACAGTGTGTGGTCAAACAGTTTCAGCCTTCTGGTAATCTAAGTTCTACTCAACTTAAAATCGCTCAGGATCTGTTTGAGCGAGAAGCCGAAGTTTTAGAACAATTAGGGCGTGAACATCCACAAATCCCCGATTTGTTTGCATTCTTTGAACTCACAGTTCCAAATTCTCAGAACGGAAAAGACGAAAAGTTTTTCTATCTCGTTCAAGAATATATCGACGGACAAACGCTCGAAGAAGAACTCGCACAAACCGGAAAATTTCCAGAAACAGAAATTCAAAAAGTGCTGGAACAAGTTCTAAAAATTCTGGACTTTGTTCACGAAAACGGTTCCATTCACCGAGATATTAAACCCTCAAATATTATTCGACACAAAAACGGGCGATTTTATCTACTCGATTTTGGTGCAGTGAAATTTGTCACCAAAGCGGTTGGACAGCCTCAGAATTCAACCGGAATCTATTCAGCCGGATTCGCACCACCCGAACAAATGTCAGGCGGTCAAGTGTTGCCCTGCAGCGATTTGTATGCGTTGGCAGTAACGTGCTTGATGTTTTTAACGAACAAGCTGCCGCAAGAATTGTTCGATAGTTATAACAACACTTGGAAATGGCGAAATTATGCCCAAGTAAATTCGCAATTAGCAGATGTCCTCGATCGTATGTTGCTTTATGCGCCCGCCGATCGCTATCAATCTGCGACAGAAGTTTTAGACGCGCTCACTCCAAAACCCGTTGTGACTCCGCCGCCAATCAATCCACCGCCGCAGAAAGTAAAGGCGCGTCCTACGATGCCGCAGTTTTCAACGATCGAACTGCTCAGTAGTGCATTATTTACCGGATTCGAGAGCGGAATTATCGCGATCGCGCTTGTAAGTTTACTTGGAACGACTTTGATTAGTGCCGGATTTTGGTTTGTGCTAGTTGGCATTCTGATCGGGGCACAATTGGCACGATTTATCGAAAAAGTTGATTTCTTAATTCTGGCGGTAATTTCTCTCTTAGTCGTAGGATTTGTGGGACAACTGAACTGGGCGAGTTGGTTCATTCAAGCTGGACATCCATTTCTGAATATCTTGGTCATTGCTGGATTTACAGGATTATTAGCGCTGGCGATCGCGATTCTATTTCGTCTGATTTATAAACTCATCTCTCGACTTTTATGA
- a CDS encoding PstS family phosphate ABC transporter substrate-binding protein, with protein sequence MTQKNETPALIASLLITGGLIGGGIWWFTNRSGFNLTQINNSSPQSTATNNANSQTSNTDWSSVQNVPSGIFNYGGSTSWAPIRLSVDSALQAARPEFRLRYIDPAGSAASSTSGIRMLIDGQIQVAQSSRPVMTQEQQEAQQKGFSLREIPIAIDGLAIAVNPSLNIPGLTFDQLRGIYTGQLTNWKQVGGTDLPITPFSRDAKSGGTVELFIEQVLNKQSFAPSVQIVSTTTEALRKLGSTPGGIYFASAPEVVPQCTVRPIPISRGSQFVSPYQEPLATCPTRNQLNTGAFQDGTYPLTRNLSVIVKQNNGTEQKAGEAYANLLLSAPAQDAIAKAGFVRIR encoded by the coding sequence ATGACCCAGAAAAACGAAACTCCCGCTCTCATTGCGTCGTTGTTGATTACTGGTGGATTGATCGGTGGAGGAATTTGGTGGTTTACGAATCGATCGGGCTTCAATTTGACTCAGATCAACAATTCATCGCCTCAATCTACAGCAACAAACAACGCCAATTCTCAAACTTCCAATACAGATTGGTCAAGCGTTCAGAATGTGCCATCTGGTATTTTTAACTACGGTGGCAGTACCAGTTGGGCACCGATCCGATTAAGTGTGGATTCAGCGTTGCAAGCGGCTCGCCCTGAATTTCGGTTGCGCTATATTGATCCCGCAGGTAGCGCAGCGAGTTCGACTTCTGGAATTCGGATGCTGATCGACGGTCAGATTCAGGTTGCTCAATCGTCGCGTCCGGTGATGACTCAGGAACAACAAGAGGCACAGCAAAAAGGATTTAGTTTAAGAGAAATTCCGATCGCGATTGATGGACTCGCGATCGCGGTCAATCCCTCGCTGAACATTCCTGGTTTAACGTTCGATCAACTCAGAGGCATCTACACCGGACAACTCACGAACTGGAAACAAGTCGGCGGCACTGATTTGCCGATCACTCCTTTTTCTCGCGATGCTAAATCCGGCGGAACAGTCGAACTTTTTATCGAGCAAGTTCTAAACAAACAATCTTTTGCCCCGTCGGTTCAAATCGTTTCAACGACCACGGAAGCTTTGAGAAAACTGGGATCAACTCCGGGTGGAATCTATTTTGCGTCGGCTCCGGAGGTCGTTCCACAATGCACAGTCCGACCGATCCCGATTTCTAGAGGCAGTCAATTTGTTTCACCGTATCAAGAGCCGCTTGCTACTTGTCCGACTCGCAACCAACTGAACACGGGTGCTTTTCAGGATGGAACTTATCCGCTGACTCGCAATTTATCGGTGATTGTGAAACAGAACAATGGCACAGAACAGAAAGCGGGTGAAGCGTATGCGAATTTGTTGCTGAGTGCACCCGCGCAAGATGCGATCGCGAAAGCCGGATTTGTCCGAATTCGTTAA
- a CDS encoding NAD(P)H-quinone oxidoreductase subunit N, giving the protein MALLTTGGQLIKDLETHGAIAAYVPLEGGFEGRYRRRIRSAGYKSLSITARGLGDVAAYLTGVHGVRPAHLGKKSTGSGAAVGYTYFIPPIVTTQIEQLPPKSKGLLLWIIEGHILSSQELEYLANLPKIEPRVKVVIEVGGERYFRWQPLAQVIAA; this is encoded by the coding sequence ATGGCACTTTTGACCACTGGTGGACAATTGATCAAAGACCTGGAAACTCACGGCGCGATCGCTGCTTATGTGCCGCTCGAAGGTGGCTTTGAAGGTCGGTATCGTCGTCGAATTCGCTCCGCTGGCTACAAGTCGCTCAGCATTACGGCACGGGGATTAGGAGATGTCGCGGCATATTTGACCGGAGTGCATGGCGTTCGTCCGGCTCACTTGGGTAAGAAGAGTACGGGATCGGGAGCGGCAGTAGGGTATACCTATTTCATTCCGCCGATCGTGACGACGCAGATCGAACAGTTGCCGCCAAAATCGAAAGGCTTGTTGCTCTGGATTATTGAGGGGCACATTCTGTCGAGCCAAGAGCTTGAGTATTTAGCGAATCTGCCGAAGATTGAACCGCGTGTCAAGGTTGTGATTGAAGTTGGTGGTGAGCGATATTTCCGTTGGCAACCTTTAGCACAAGTGATTGCGGCGTAG
- a CDS encoding MinD/ParA family protein, protein MPKTVILHAYRGGSGTSSLTANLAILLAMRGARVGVIDADLYTPGLHLLFGITGESLNRTFNAAYLQNGQPIAELAYDATHFLSDRGRLFIVPSSATLPVLTQTLKESYDPMQLRQGSRQLIRALDLDYLLIDTYPGIDAPWMTVADLVLLVMRPDQQDFQGTAMIATALKGFGGSVRVILNQVADRSQSQSLKDQVERAYRLPVAGVFEWTKEVAQTGSSRLFCLQYPEHPFTIALRSLVVQIVSN, encoded by the coding sequence ATGCCCAAAACTGTGATTCTTCATGCCTATCGAGGCGGATCGGGAACGTCGAGCTTAACTGCAAATTTAGCGATCTTGCTCGCCATGCGTGGAGCGCGAGTAGGCGTAATTGATGCGGACTTGTATACGCCTGGATTGCACTTACTATTTGGCATCACTGGCGAATCTCTGAATCGAACCTTCAATGCTGCATATTTACAAAATGGACAACCGATCGCAGAACTCGCTTACGATGCAACGCATTTCTTGAGCGATCGAGGTCGATTATTCATCGTTCCATCCAGTGCCACGCTTCCCGTCCTCACGCAAACTTTGAAAGAGAGCTACGATCCAATGCAACTCAGACAAGGCAGCCGACAATTAATTCGAGCATTGGATCTCGATTATTTATTAATTGATACCTATCCTGGCATCGACGCGCCCTGGATGACCGTTGCGGATCTCGTTTTGCTGGTGATGCGTCCAGACCAGCAGGATTTTCAGGGCACTGCGATGATCGCGACCGCATTAAAGGGCTTTGGCGGTTCGGTTCGGGTCATTTTGAATCAAGTCGCGGATCGATCGCAGAGTCAAAGTTTGAAAGATCAAGTTGAGCGGGCTTATCGGCTTCCGGTTGCGGGAGTATTTGAGTGGACGAAAGAGGTTGCACAAACGGGCAGTAGCCGATTATTTTGCTTACAGTATCCAGAGCATCCCTTTACGATCGCACTCCGATCGCTGGTCGTGCAAATCGTGAGTAATTGA
- a CDS encoding MFS transporter, with product MNSAISLHQKTLWLITIACTISIGSLYYNQPLLALISTDLQISVSDVSAVPTLTQIGYAIGLLLFVPLGDRIDRRKLIVGLSGLNAIALILAALSPSLFGLLTASCAIGLTAVVPQLLIPFAAQLADAEQRGRIVGTVMSGLLVGIILGRVAGGLVGGSLGWRSMFWIAAALMITLGIVLLKQLPFTVPSAINISYFGLLRSLPLLLSEHAALRTRSIAGAVLFASYSGFWAVLPFLLERPPFEFHSEVAGLFGLVGMISATASPWLGRMTDRTSPRLTLKIAIGLFAIALLILCQFYTTLWGLILGAVLLDLGTQTGQISNKAKIYSLPIEFHNRLTTIYMVIFFTGGAIGSWLFAYGLRFTS from the coding sequence ATGAATTCAGCGATATCTCTGCATCAGAAAACTCTTTGGCTAATCACGATCGCTTGTACGATTTCAATCGGTAGCCTCTATTACAATCAACCGCTTCTAGCACTGATCAGTACTGATCTTCAGATTTCCGTGTCAGATGTCAGTGCAGTGCCAACTTTGACTCAGATTGGATACGCGATCGGGCTTTTATTATTTGTGCCATTAGGCGATCGCATTGATCGAAGAAAGTTGATCGTGGGACTGAGTGGGCTAAATGCGATCGCGCTCATTCTGGCTGCTCTTTCTCCAAGTTTATTTGGATTGTTAACGGCGAGTTGTGCGATCGGGCTGACCGCAGTGGTTCCTCAGTTGCTAATTCCATTTGCAGCACAGTTAGCGGATGCTGAACAGCGAGGGCGAATCGTAGGAACGGTGATGAGCGGGTTACTCGTTGGAATTATTCTAGGTCGGGTTGCAGGGGGATTGGTTGGCGGCTCGTTGGGTTGGCGATCGATGTTTTGGATTGCAGCCGCGTTGATGATTACATTAGGAATCGTGTTACTTAAACAATTGCCGTTTACGGTTCCTTCAGCGATTAATATTTCATATTTTGGCTTACTACGATCGTTACCGCTGCTGTTGTCGGAACATGCTGCCTTGAGAACGCGATCCATTGCCGGAGCAGTTTTATTTGCATCTTATAGTGGGTTCTGGGCAGTGTTGCCTTTCTTGTTAGAGCGTCCGCCGTTTGAATTTCACAGCGAGGTTGCGGGATTGTTCGGCTTGGTTGGAATGATTAGCGCCACGGCTTCTCCTTGGCTGGGACGAATGACCGATCGAACCAGTCCACGCTTAACGTTGAAGATTGCGATCGGGCTTTTTGCGATCGCGCTTCTGATTCTCTGTCAGTTCTACACCACTCTTTGGGGACTGATCCTAGGCGCGGTCTTACTAGATTTGGGAACGCAAACCGGGCAAATCTCGAATAAAGCAAAAATTTACAGTTTACCGATCGAGTTTCACAATCGTCTCACCACAATCTACATGGTGATCTTCTTTACTGGAGGCGCGATCGGCTCTTGGCTATTCGCTTATGGTTTGCGATTCACAAGTTAA
- a CDS encoding antibiotic biosynthesis monooxygenase: MEKDSPMGSLFRRQFSAIALSILLSLMILIGFPARAEAMKALKAIAFDPGATAVNVAAIYETTPTTQKSTMKSLKSTNKALKKAPGFAGSAMLQGDDGTRFIVLSQWQDLASYQAAIATPTAESSKETNTEKATAIAPSRTVVFEISKAQTAREGLVPAVKGKQAVVEFSEFKLKAPEDQAKIVASAEKLIPATLLKQPAPQSVVLLNSTDSTDVALMANWNCTADFAEGEKPAAFDALDAEVAALVDVDEHLYNVVGIMPAEVKKPKESEES, translated from the coding sequence ATGGAGAAAGATAGTCCTATGGGTAGCTTGTTCCGCCGTCAGTTCAGTGCGATCGCACTGTCGATTCTCCTGAGCTTGATGATCCTCATCGGGTTTCCCGCTCGTGCGGAAGCGATGAAAGCTCTAAAAGCGATCGCATTTGATCCAGGTGCAACCGCTGTGAATGTGGCAGCGATCTACGAAACCACCCCTACCACGCAGAAATCGACGATGAAATCGCTCAAAAGCACGAACAAAGCCCTGAAGAAAGCACCGGGTTTTGCTGGATCTGCAATGCTACAAGGCGATGACGGAACTCGATTCATTGTTCTGTCACAGTGGCAAGATCTCGCGAGTTATCAAGCCGCGATCGCCACTCCAACCGCTGAGAGCAGCAAAGAAACAAACACAGAGAAAGCCACTGCGATCGCGCCCTCTCGCACCGTTGTCTTTGAAATTAGTAAAGCGCAAACCGCTCGTGAAGGACTGGTTCCCGCTGTAAAAGGCAAGCAGGCTGTCGTGGAATTTAGCGAGTTCAAGCTAAAAGCTCCCGAAGATCAGGCAAAGATTGTTGCGAGTGCTGAGAAGCTTATTCCTGCAACTTTACTGAAACAACCAGCGCCCCAGTCCGTTGTGTTGTTGAACAGTACGGATAGCACCGATGTCGCGCTGATGGCGAACTGGAACTGTACGGCTGACTTTGCAGAAGGCGAAAAGCCCGCTGCATTCGATGCGCTCGATGCTGAGGTCGCTGCATTAGTCGATGTCGATGAACATCTGTACAACGTCGTTGGAATCATGCCCGCAGAAGTCAAAAAACCGAAAGAATCCGAAGAATCATAA
- a CDS encoding YoaK family protein, which translates to MTVTLPEKESFSLSAFLIRDNPARFLLSWVAGFVDTAAFIVLFGIFTAHVTGNIALAGSAFASSEPQTTALRLSMLPIFMLSVVCTSLLARLARKKGWDVLTVLLSAEAIALGLFMVVGLQYSGTLIIDAQSDLIFPIAVSGVIAMGIQNALMKEAASAFTGYFPTTVMTGNFTQFTIDLVHYFSAKLSEQTEETKTEAEDAIVKIKRVAPLLVGFFLGGTGAAYFVPSAEFWSLSMPLLIVSMMAVAAYIQAGVKAQSV; encoded by the coding sequence ATGACTGTTACTCTGCCAGAAAAAGAATCCTTTAGCCTCAGTGCGTTTCTCATTCGCGATAATCCTGCTCGATTTTTGCTGAGTTGGGTTGCTGGATTTGTTGATACTGCTGCGTTTATTGTCTTATTTGGTATCTTTACGGCTCACGTCACCGGAAACATCGCGCTGGCAGGTTCCGCCTTTGCCAGTTCAGAACCCCAAACTACCGCTTTACGGCTTTCGATGCTGCCGATCTTTATGCTGTCGGTAGTTTGTACTTCGTTGTTAGCGCGGCTTGCCCGCAAAAAAGGGTGGGATGTGCTGACGGTGTTGCTCAGTGCTGAAGCGATCGCGCTCGGTTTGTTTATGGTGGTCGGGTTGCAGTATTCTGGAACGCTGATCATTGATGCTCAGAGTGATCTGATTTTTCCGATCGCGGTTTCAGGCGTGATTGCGATGGGGATTCAAAACGCGCTGATGAAGGAAGCGGCTTCTGCGTTTACCGGATATTTTCCAACAACTGTAATGACCGGAAACTTTACGCAGTTCACGATCGATCTCGTTCATTATTTCAGCGCAAAACTATCCGAGCAAACCGAAGAAACGAAGACAGAAGCCGAGGACGCGATCGTCAAAATCAAGCGGGTTGCTCCTTTGTTGGTTGGATTTTTTCTCGGTGGAACGGGCGCGGCTTATTTCGTGCCATCGGCTGAATTCTGGTCTTTATCAATGCCGTTGTTGATTGTCAGCATGATGGCAGTTGCAGCCTATATTCAGGCTGGTGTGAAAGCTCAAAGTGTTTAA
- a CDS encoding glycosyltransferase, with translation MNSPLIPDGVSTALASTLQPNVSIVVPIYNEVESIPRLIDAIATHLGNAALTYEIICVDDGSRDGSDALLKQLAHARNDLKAVILRRNYGQTPAMAAGFGQAIGKVIITLDGDLQNDPSDIPMLLEKLDEGYDLVSGWRKNRQDASLTRVLPSKIANWLIGQVTGVRLHDYGCSLKAYRSELVADMNLYGELHRFLPALAFIEGARIAEVPVKHHSRQFGKSKYGLDRTFRVVMDLLTVSFMRKFLTRPMHVFGLFGLVSLLSGMSIGLYLAILKLGFGEEIGQRPLLILAVVLFLAGLNLFSFGLLAEISMRTYHESQGRPIYRVREVVGKKESVR, from the coding sequence ATGAATTCGCCCTTGATTCCCGACGGAGTATCGACTGCGCTTGCATCCACGCTTCAGCCTAATGTGTCGATCGTGGTTCCGATCTATAACGAAGTCGAAAGCATTCCCAGATTGATTGATGCGATCGCGACTCATTTAGGAAATGCCGCGCTCACCTATGAGATCATCTGCGTCGATGATGGCTCTCGTGATGGCTCAGATGCGCTCTTGAAACAACTGGCACACGCTCGGAACGATCTCAAAGCGGTGATTCTGCGGCGAAATTATGGACAAACTCCCGCAATGGCAGCCGGATTCGGGCAAGCGATCGGGAAAGTGATCATCACACTCGATGGCGATTTGCAGAATGATCCGAGCGATATTCCGATGCTGTTGGAAAAATTAGACGAAGGATACGATCTCGTCAGCGGCTGGCGGAAAAATCGACAGGATGCTTCTCTCACCCGCGTTTTGCCTTCTAAGATTGCGAATTGGCTGATTGGACAGGTGACGGGTGTGCGATTGCACGATTACGGCTGTTCGTTGAAAGCTTATCGATCGGAACTCGTTGCCGATATGAACCTTTATGGAGAATTGCACCGATTCTTACCTGCCTTGGCGTTTATCGAAGGAGCGCGAATTGCAGAAGTTCCGGTCAAACATCATTCACGGCAGTTTGGCAAAAGTAAATATGGACTCGATCGCACATTCCGCGTGGTGATGGATTTGCTTACTGTATCCTTCATGCGGAAGTTTCTCACTCGTCCGATGCACGTTTTCGGCTTGTTTGGATTAGTGTCGCTGTTATCGGGAATGTCGATCGGGCTTTATCTCGCAATTTTGAAGCTCGGTTTTGGTGAAGAAATCGGACAGCGCCCCCTGTTAATTCTTGCGGTCGTGCTCTTTCTTGCAGGTTTAAATCTTTTCAGTTTTGGCTTGTTAGCTGAAATTTCGATGCGAACCTATCACGAATCTCAAGGTCGTCCGATTTATCGCGTCCGTGAAGTGGTTGGGAAAAAAGAGTCAGTTCGATGA
- the ybaK gene encoding Cys-tRNA(Pro) deacylase, which yields MKTNAARILDNLGIAYELREYEVDPDNLAAESVAQKIGLPPEQVFKTLVARGDRNGICLAVIGGNMQLDLKALAKLTGDRKIETVPLKEVQPLTGYIRGGVTALACKKDYPVYVDELIELFDVISISAGMRGLQILLAPSDYLRAVKGTIGAIAQDKSAT from the coding sequence ATGAAAACGAATGCTGCTCGTATCTTAGACAACTTAGGAATCGCTTACGAACTAAGAGAATACGAAGTCGATCCCGACAATTTAGCAGCAGAATCCGTTGCCCAAAAAATCGGGCTTCCACCCGAACAAGTGTTCAAAACATTAGTTGCACGGGGAGACAGAAACGGGATTTGTCTCGCTGTCATTGGTGGCAATATGCAGCTAGACCTCAAAGCGTTGGCGAAATTAACGGGCGATCGCAAAATTGAAACCGTTCCGCTCAAAGAAGTTCAACCGCTCACCGGATATATTCGAGGGGGTGTAACGGCTCTTGCCTGCAAAAAAGACTATCCCGTTTACGTTGATGAATTGATCGAGCTATTTGACGTGATTTCGATTTCGGCGGGAATGCGCGGATTGCAGATTTTATTAGCTCCCAGTGATTATTTACGGGCAGTCAAAGGAACGATCGGGGCAATTGCTCAAGACAAATCTGCAACTTAA
- a CDS encoding transporter substrate-binding domain-containing protein, translating to MTIPRRFVLQTGASFLVTAGFQGCIQTAQTQQSTFKVSQTLADRVQRRGYLKVATEDDYPPFEFLVNGKPTGFDHELLARFRQVVPFQIQQEIMAWQGLLPGVGEGKYDVALTAVGVTDDRAKFLDFTMPIAESTIAYIKRKDDASITGVKSLSGKVLGVQQGGVSQAAVPDLEAELKKQGGTLGTVKQYRGFSEAYQDLISKKLDAVLHNIVSLSVLVSEKPAIFELGERVSRKSYAAWAVKKGDRELLALLNQFLQQQRDQGEMRKLQQDWFKLTFDNLPQEPLLPGDRPIAS from the coding sequence ATGACAATTCCTAGACGGTTCGTGCTTCAGACTGGAGCAAGTTTTTTAGTTACGGCAGGGTTTCAAGGCTGTATCCAAACCGCGCAAACTCAGCAATCCACCTTTAAAGTCAGTCAAACGTTAGCAGACCGAGTTCAACGACGCGGATATTTAAAGGTTGCGACCGAAGATGATTATCCACCGTTCGAGTTTTTGGTCAACGGTAAACCGACCGGATTTGATCATGAATTACTAGCGCGATTTCGGCAAGTCGTTCCATTCCAAATTCAGCAAGAGATCATGGCTTGGCAGGGATTGCTTCCCGGAGTCGGTGAGGGTAAATACGATGTCGCGCTCACCGCAGTTGGTGTGACCGACGATCGCGCTAAATTTCTCGACTTTACGATGCCGATTGCAGAATCGACGATCGCTTACATCAAACGCAAAGACGATGCCTCGATTACGGGAGTTAAATCGCTTTCAGGAAAAGTTTTGGGTGTCCAGCAGGGCGGAGTGTCTCAAGCTGCCGTCCCAGATTTAGAAGCCGAACTGAAAAAGCAAGGCGGAACGCTTGGAACAGTGAAACAATATCGAGGATTTTCAGAAGCTTATCAGGATTTGATTAGCAAAAAATTAGATGCTGTTTTGCATAACATTGTGTCGCTCTCGGTGTTGGTGAGTGAGAAACCTGCAATTTTTGAGCTAGGAGAGCGAGTCAGCCGGAAATCCTACGCGGCTTGGGCGGTGAAAAAAGGCGATCGAGAATTATTAGCATTGCTGAATCAATTTTTGCAGCAACAACGCGATCAAGGAGAAATGCGAAAACTTCAGCAAGATTGGTTTAAGTTGACGTTTGACAATCTACCGCAAGAACCGCTTCTGCCAGGAGATCGTCCGATTGCATCATGA